GGTGCAGGTACTGGTTGAGGTGGTGTAGCAGTGCAGGTGTTGAGGTGGTGTAGCAGTGCAGGTACTGGTTGAGGTGGTGtagcagtgcaggtgctctgtgaaGGTACTGGTTGAGGTGGTGTGCCTGTGCAGGTACTGGTTGAGGTGGTGtagcagtgcaggtgctctgtgtgcAGGTACTGGTTGAGGTGGTGTGCCTGTGCAGGTACTGGTTGAGGTGGTGtagcagtgcaggtgctctgggtGCAAGGACTGGTTGAGGTGGTGTGTCAGTGCAGGTGCTCTTGGTGCAAGTACTGGTTGAAGTGGTGTGCCAGTGCAAGTGTTTTGGGTGCAGGTACTGGTCAAGGTGGTGTGTTTTGCTCTGGGTGCAGGTACTGGTtaaggtggtgtggcagtgtagttGCTGTGGGTGCAGGTactggttgaggtggtgtggcagtgcaagTGTTCTGGATGCAGGTACTGGTTGAGGTGGTTTGCCTGTGCAGGTACTAGTTGAGGTGGTGTGTCAGTGCAAGTGTTCTGGGTGCAGGTACTGGTTGAGGTGGTGTGTCAGTGCAAGTGTTCTGGGTGCAGGTACTGGTTGAGGTGGTGTAGCAGTGCAGGTGTTCTGGGTGCAGGTACTGGTTGAGGTGGTGTGTCAGTGCAAGTGTTCTGGGTGCAGGTACTGGTTGAGGTGGTGTAGCAGTGCAGGTGTTCTGGGTGCAGGTactggttgaggtggtgtgacagtgcaggtgctctgggtGAAGGTACTGGTTGAGGTGGTGTGTCAGTGTAGTTGATGTGGGTGCAGGTGCAGGTACTGGTTGAAGTGGTGTGTCAGTGCAAGTGTTCTGGGTGCGGGTactggttgaggtggtgtggcagtgcaggtgctctagGGGCAGGGGCTCTGGGTGCACGTACTGGTTGAGGTGGTGTGCCAGTGCAGGTGTTCTGGGTGCAGATACTGGTTGAGGTGGTGtagcagtgcaggtgctctgtgtaAGGTACTGGTTGAGGTGGTGTGCCTGTGCAGGTGTTCTGGGTGCAGGTACTGGTTGAGGTGGTGTAGCAGTGCAGGTGTTCTGGGTGCAGGTactggttgaggtggtgtggcagtgcacaTGTTCTGGGTGCAGGTACTGATTGaggttgtgtgtcagtgcaggtgctctgggtGCAGGTACTGGTTGAAGTGGTGTGCCAGTGGAAGTGTTTTGGGTGCAGGTACTGGTTGAGATGGTGTAGGAGTGcatgtgctctgtgtgcaggtGCTCTGGGTGCAGGTACTGGTTGAGGTAGTGTGCCAGTGCAGGTACTGGTTGAGATGGTGTgccagtgcaggtgctctgtgtgcACATACTGGTTGAGGTGATGTGCCTGTGCAGGTACTGTCCACGCTCTGTCCAACCACCACGCataacacagctgatcacaataaagctgttcagcagtcttacagctataCCCTTCCATCAAGATGGCTGAATTCCAGTTCCgtcctaccatcgagtcggctcatccctgtgaaggcgtaccaccaaccttacttagcacCCTTCCTGGtcggaggtagatttgcagctcagattagTTTTCTCCCGTTCACAGTGCcctttacattatacagtatgcTATGTTCTGCAACTTTTTATAGCTCCTGAATACTCACTCGCAAGAAACCTATTTTAGGAGTAAATTGAGTCATGTGTCTCTGTGATTTGcgagttgttgttattattgggACCAACACATTGATGATCGAGCCCTGCTTTTGTTCTCAAAGTGGGTGCAACTGTGACGCAAAATGATGGCTCACCTACCAAAATGACAGTATAGCAAAGACAGAAATGACAAAAGACACAATGAAATGAGGCTACCACAATCTGTTACAAGTATTAAGTAACTCATGCACATGAGATACgaacctttttttaattcacaccatAACCCTTTAGGGGTTCTGTAGATGTGTACCTGAACAAAATGTATTCTTGTTACCTCTGACAAAACTTGTTCAGTTTACTGCTGGAAATAAGCCCTTGCATGttgctgttggtttttttttttttttccaggaagtTGAAACCGAGCAATACTACACCCTTTTTCTTCAAGCGTTAAAGGAGCGTGGGTATGATGGGTTCTTTTGTCCAAAGTCTCGTGCCAAATTAGTGTCAGAGCAAGAAAGGAAACACGTGGATGGATGTgcaatatttttcaaaactgaGAAGTGAGTAGAGAAGTAAActacattttgttgccttaacACAACCCAACccacatttctttgtattttcttACATTTATGGCTTCTCTGGCATTTTTTGACCTATAATAGCAGGAAACAGTTTGGAAAGAATAAGTGTGATAACACTGTAAAGCTAAAATACATTATGTTACGTGGCCAAGTGACTCATTTGATTTGGATGCAGccctgacattttaaaatgtagcctTATTAACATTTGTATATCCCTTGTGAAATGCTACTgttcaacaaatattttttgagtTAAAAACTCCACATCTTCCATGCGAAAAAAagatcaattattttaatttggaggcagtgtggtccagtggttaaagtccagggtttgtaaccagaaggtcaccggttcaaatcccacctctgccactgactgactcactgtgtgaccctgagcaagtcactttatcTCCTAGTGCTCCAttctgcagatgagatgttaaatcaatgtcctattgtgaCTGCATATAATCACAgttctacctctgtaaagcagtttgtgatggtggtccactgtgaaaggcgctatataaaaataaagatattattattattattattattaatttgtatctCTGAGGCCTTGATGACATTGCATATTTTTAcccactagatgtcactgtttCCCTGGTTTACAAGTTGCATTTTGAGGGCTTGATAACAAAGAACCCAAGTTACGCATGAATGTGGCTTACCTGGTGTTTAATACATGACATGACGTCAAATTAGAGCTCAGGGCGCAAGGACGCGTAAGGCTTTGTAAAATCAGGTCCCAAGTGTTAGTGAAGATGAAGTACAGTAATTCAAATAGAATAGTTTGCCCTTGTATTTATCcattttggtgaaaaaaaaaaaaaaaaaaacccactcctGATGCTTCCTGTATTCACTCCACAGATTTAACATtagtaactttttttattttattgctatcCCGTTcttagtttgttttagtttttatttacaaGAATCTCTGAACTTCCTATGCTGTCCTTCCTATTCTTATcgcatacatttttatatttcagattTACGCTTGTGCAAAAGAACACAGTGGAATTCAACCAGGTTGCCATGGCAAACTCCGAAGGCTCAGAAGTTATGTTGAATCGAGTAATGACGAAAGACAACATTGGCGTAGCAGTATTGTTAGAGGTCAACAGTGACATCTTTGTAGGAGGTACAACAATGTTATTGTGCCATCACCATTCACGCATAGTTTCCATGCATGACACAGACTTCATATTTGTAGTTACCcagaaatggaaaataaacatgAAGAGGTGGTGGAGTGCTTGAGGTTTTTTCCCTATAATCTGCATACTCAACCCAGGACCGCTGGTGAAAATACATGCTAAATCATTAATAAAGGTCACGCAAATTATCCCAATATTGCATGTAAATATTTTCCGTTGCGGGGTAACCTATTTTGCACAAAATTTGTTCACATAAAAATAAGACAGCTCCAGAAACTTCACAGAAATCTGATGTGTATGTGCCCGCACATATCCGGCCTAACCATTTATCTGCCATGACCAAGCTCTCcatcagtgtgtttttttgtttcataaaccTATTCATTTTGCTGCTGTGTAAGTTACTCAACACTAATTTATACAGCACCTTGGCAGGGCAGGAGTCCTGCGCATGAAGAGGGCCTTTTGTGTAATTATATTGTAaacagtgtgtatttattgtaattaattaatgaagtacctgacgctTCTGGGAGagtctgcctgctgtgtgtgactaCCAGTTGTGGTAcggaagagtgagtaagcaagtcaaaaCTGCCGGTAGCCAGagttcattttattattgaacagaaaagattagttcagagattgtagatcctaccaaaatTTTCGAACACTATGTTGTATGTGCTCCttgcactaccattgctggtagtgtcacgtgagctgttcagtgtgttgatatgtaaataaatcctgttcgcctgcggggcatatcaacttcaacttCGGTCTCGATCACGCGCCTGTCACTTggcagcaaatgcacgcacccacatgggcAGATGGcaaccctgtatctttctaaacaaggtaTTTAGGGGAGCTgactaataaaagctgaatctcaaaacaataattgtatgaatatagttgtgtataatggtatttaaaacgcAATTTAatttatccaactttttacatatcctcccttactctggtcccaccacagtccaATATACGACGGACTACTGTACTTTGAAACGAATGTTTAAATGAACGTGGTATCTTGCATTTAGAAGCTGTTCTTCCTATAAATAGTCACATACACAACTTAGCTAACCAGTCccttaaatgcattttattgtgtttttttacttGCTATTGTGAGTTTTTGTAGAACAgatgtacataaaaaaatatgtttataaggTAATCTGTATATAGATTCCAAACAAATATCATTTCTGCTGTATGAAACGCTCAGCCACTGCAGTAGTATGTAGGTCGCCACAGAAAAAtgatcagtttttttgtttttcttttaattcctgGCTTAAGGTATGAAGCCGCTTCATAGTATTGAGAAACAACTGCTTCTAGTGGCCAACGCACACATGCACTGGGACCCTGAGTACTCCGACGTGAAGCTGATCCAGACTATGATGTTTACCTCTGAGTTGAAGAACATTGTTGAAAAGGCCTCCAGCTCTGGGAAGCCAGGCTCTCCAGCTTCTGATCCCAGCTCCATCCCAATCGTGCTGTGTGCGGATCTGAACTCACTGCCAGATTCAGGTATGAAAAAACTCTTATGAGATTCACTTCATTAGTGATACTTCAAAATGCCTGTAGTTCCTGAACTCTGGACATCACTAAAGTAACATCCATAACTTGGCCctttaagaaatacaaatgaaatacttCTTGCTGATGTAAGTCTTTTGTATTGCTAAATAGAACTGTAGAGAATGGTGCAAAGATAAGTAGCACTATTTATTCAtaatgatttcattttattttatttttttaataatgttggaTTTAATAACCATGACCTTAAATGAACTAAATGTTCTGTCACAACTTGACCAGCGGGTTAGATCATCAGAAGTGTATTCAAATGCAGAAAGAGTTACACAGCTTTGTTACCAAGATATCTTTTACTTTGCTGTTTAGGTGTTGTTGAATATTTAAGCAATGGAGGAGTAGCAGAAAATCACAAGGACTTTAAGGAACTGCGATACAACGAGTGTCTCATGAACTTCAGTTGCAATGGGAAAAATGGGACCTCTGACAGCAGAATCACTCACAGCTTTCACCTGAAGAGCGCCTATGATAACAACATAATGCCTTACACCAATTACACCTATGACTTTAAGGTAAGTCACAGTTTGATTACAGTACAGCTTGCTTGACCTGAATAGGACAGTTGAGTTTTACCATTTGTAGGAAAAGTACATTAGGTTACATGTGGTGTAAACAGTAacccacagtttttttttcttgcaatgcagatattattatttattattattattattattattattattatttttttttttttttcagacttgcATTTAAAGGTCATCTATATAAACAGTATGGCAGTGTCAAAAGCCAACTCTCCTAAATGTGAATATCTGCAGTCTGCTTGGCTATCTTCTCAATCAGTGTCCCAAATTCAAAGTACTTATTACAGACATTGAGCATTCCTCTAAGAGATGCCATTTCCTTTACATTATGCCCTGGCTAATGCTttggttttattcacaaaaaagctttttttcctcAAAAAGCTTTTCTTGCTGCCTAAGGTGAATGgctattttaaatgtactgaagCCAGTTACTTCTGTTACGGTTGTAAAACCTGTTTTTCTTTGtccactgtaaataaaaacactgaaacatcaGACAAAGTTTAGTTGAGCTAAAActtgatgatttttatttttaagaactaACATTCTTCctcgtgtgtgtgcgtgcgtgtgtgtgtttcttttgtttcttgttttttcagGGTGTTATTGACTACATTTTCTATTCCAAGACTCACATGAGTGTGTTAGGGGTTCTGGGACCTCTGGATCCTCAGTGGCTGATTGAAAACAGCATCACCGGCTGCCCACACCCCCACATCCCCTCCGACCACTTCTCCCTGCTGACTCAGCTTGAGCTCCACCCCCCTACCCCGTCCCTCATTAACGGGGTCCACTTGCCTGTCCGAAGGCAGTAGAGCCCCTCACATGAGTACTAGGGCCTCTTCCTATGGACTTGTACAattgtaaagaagaaaaaaaaaaggaagtaggAGTGAAGTATGGCTCACATACTGATCCTTTCCTAGGCTGCTCCTTTGTATGGTTTGAACATAATTTAGTTGTTTCTTCTACACTTTATACCAAAAAGGGCTGGGATTACAACAGTATTATTTTATCTTAATTGTTTGATGCACgcagctttaaagaaaaaaaaaaaagttgggagAAATGACCACTGAGCAAAACTGAAACTCCACCAATACGTATGCTTTgcaactgatattttttttttgttttttgtttttttcatatataatgTAGATCTTCAATTTCAAATACCACAACAAAGTTGTCTTCAAAACTACCATATGTTTTTCAGTAAATGCCAAAAGATCTGCCAAATGTATGCTTTTCCCAGCCCTGCACACAAACTAGTGCTGCTTACTACTctgcatttcatttcttttttttatgtattaaccCCCTCTATcccagacaaacaaaaatgacctTGCCAAATGTGAAATTTTCAAATTCTTcattcagatttatttataaaaggaaactttaaaataaacttgtaaacaAGGACTgcattaaagtatttaaatatccCCTGAGATACTtttgcaaaatagtttttaaaataatagtaataaactgaaaacagccctttttaattaattgcataacTTTAGTACCAGGTGCTGGttatattgtactgttaaaaTGACTTCAACATTTTAGGCcactttgttttaaactgttttatatataatatatatatataatttgtcatAATGGTCATATTAATCAAAAAAATCTTA
The sequence above is a segment of the Polyodon spathula isolate WHYD16114869_AA chromosome 2, ASM1765450v1, whole genome shotgun sequence genome. Coding sequences within it:
- the cnot6l gene encoding CCR4-NOT transcription complex subunit 6-like isoform X1, which encodes MPKEKYDPPDPRRLYTIMSTEEAANGKKSHWAELEISGRVRSLSTSLWTLTHLTALHINDNNLSRIPPDIAKLQHLVYLNLSSNKLRSLPAELGNMVSLRELLLNNNLLRVLPYELGRLFQLQTLGLKGNPLSQDILNLYQEPDGTRKLLNYMLDNLAVHPEQLPQRPWITLKERDQMHPTALFTIMCFNVLCDKYATRQLYGYCPSWALNWEYRKKGIMEEIVSCDADIVSLQEVETEQYYTLFLQALKERGYDGFFCPKSRAKLVSEQERKHVDGCAIFFKTEKFTLVQKNTVEFNQVAMANSEGSEVMLNRVMTKDNIGVAVLLEVNSDIFVGGMKPLHSIEKQLLLVANAHMHWDPEYSDVKLIQTMMFTSELKNIVEKASSSGKPGSPASDPSSIPIVLCADLNSLPDSGVVEYLSNGGVAENHKDFKELRYNECLMNFSCNGKNGTSDSRITHSFHLKSAYDNNIMPYTNYTYDFKTCI
- the cnot6l gene encoding CCR4-NOT transcription complex subunit 6-like isoform X2, with the translated sequence MPKEKYDPPDPRRLYTIMSTEEAANGKKSHWAELEISGRVRSLSTSLWTLTHLTALHINDNNLSRIPPDIAKLQHLVYLNLSSNKLRSLPAELGNMVSLRELLLNNNLLRVLPYELGRLFQLQTLGLKGNPLSQDILNLYQEPDGTRKLLNYMLDNLAVHPEQLPQRPWITLKERDQMHPTALFTIMCFNVLCDKYATRQLYGYCPSWALNWEYRKKGIMEEIVSCDADIVSLQEVETEQYYTLFLQALKERGYDGFFCPKSRAKLVSEQERKHVDGCAIFFKTEKFTLVQKNTVEFNQVAMANSEGSEVMLNRVMTKDNIGVAVLLEVNSDIFVGGMKPLHSIEKQLLLVANAHMHWDPEYSDVKLIQTMMFTSELKNIVEKASSSGKPGSPASDPSSIPIVLCADLNSLPDSGVVEYLSNGGVAENHKDFKELRYNECLMNFSCNGKNGTSDSRITHSFHLKSAYDNNIMPYTNYTYDFKGVIDYIFYSKTHMSVLGVLGPLDPQWLIENSITGCPHPHIPSDHFSLLTQLELHPPTPSLINGVHLPVRRQ